One window from the genome of Pyxicephalus adspersus chromosome 6, UCB_Pads_2.0, whole genome shotgun sequence encodes:
- the LOC140332717 gene encoding olfactory receptor 6N1-like encodes MHEDNYSRITEVWLTGIEHLQSTKIFLFIFFFMIYIMIVTGNLLIISVIAFEHSLHSPMYFFLCNLSLSEVAFTTNLIPNFLHVLWEDGAAIYLRNCLGQFYLCGSLGATECFLFASMSYDRYLAICKPLHYTFLMTFAFCWELALFSWVCAFTSMSITFIMVTQLQFCGPKVIDHFFCDFAPILKLSCSSTDAVEIETFIFTSSVTLFPFLFVIGTYVCIIISIMKIPSSTGRWKAFSTCSSHLAAVCTYYGTLISVYVVPTHNFSSTVRKTLSLIYTVVTPMFNPIIYSLRNQNIKKGVRKCLRKCLVTQENQLFR; translated from the coding sequence ATGCATGAAGACAATTATTCCAGAATTACTGAAGTCTGGCTAACCGGAATAGAGCATCTGCAAAGCactaaaatattcctttttatttttttttttatgatttacatAATGATAGTAACAGGAAATCTCCTAATAATTTCAGTCATCGCATTTGAACATAGCCTTCATTctccaatgtattttttcctgtgtAATTTATCTTTATCAGAAGTTGCATTTACTACCAATCTCATTCCTAACTTTTTACATGTTCTATGGGAAGATGGAGCTGCTATTTATCTCAGAAACTGCCTTGGGCAATTTTATTTGTGTGGATCATTGGGAGCCACAGAGTGTTTCCTCTTTGCATCCATGTCCTATGATCGCTACCTGGCTATTTGCAAACCACTCCATTATACTTTTCTGATGACTTTTGCATTTTGTTGGGAGCTTGCCCTGTTCTCATGGGTATGCGCCTTTACTAGCATGTCAATTACATTCATAATGGTTACTCAGCTACAATTTTGTGGACCTAAAGTAATTGaccattttttctgtgattttgctCCAATTCTAAAACTTTCATGCTCAAGCACTGATGCAGTTGAAATAGAAACTTTCATATTTACATCTTCAGTGACACTatttccatttttgtttgttattggGACTTATGTAtgcattattattagtattatgaaGATCCCTTCATCCACAGGTAGATGGAAAGCGTTCTCAACATGTAGCTCTCACCTGGCTGCAGTGTGCACATATTACGGAACACTTATTAGTGTCTATGTGGTGCCAACGCATAACTTTTCAAGTACAGTTAGAAAGACTTTGTCCCTTATTTACACAGTAGTCACTCCTATGTTTAACCCCATAATATATAGCCTAAgaaaccaaaatattaaaaaaggtgtacgaaaatgtttgagaaaatgtttgGTAACACAAGAAAACCAGCTTTTCAGGTAA